One stretch of Glycine soja cultivar W05 chromosome 7, ASM419377v2, whole genome shotgun sequence DNA includes these proteins:
- the LOC114419473 gene encoding protein PLANT CADMIUM RESISTANCE 8-like, with translation MGDLEKKQERAMEEEVKERLVEGVAVLDFDMLCSTVALRAAHGKWGKLGAEEEEEEEEEEKEEGGEFGGVLRMWEGEVLDCFDDHRIAIESTCCPCYRFGKNMKRAGFGSCYIQAAIYFLLAVGAFLNFIAFAVTRRHCYLYLTVAFVVSVGAYLGFFRTRLRKKFNIMGSDSSMDDCVYHFACPCCTLCQESRTLEMNNVRDGTWHGRGDKICIGGFSQKSKGFFELNPPSIVSVNDESSLETKTNTNVSSPP, from the exons ATGGGGGATTTGGAGAAGAAGCAAGAGAGGGCAATGGAGGAAGAAGTCAAAGAGAGGTTGGTGGAGGGTGTGGCGGTTTTGGACTTTGACATGCTTTGTTCCACAGTGGCTTTGCGAGCTGCACATGGAAAATGGGGAAAGCTGGGAgctgaagaggaagaagaagaagaagaagaagaaaaggaggaGGGTGGTGAGTTTGGTGGTGTTCTGAGGATGTGGGAGGGTGAAGTTCTTGATTGTTTCGATGATCATCGCATAGCTATTGAATCCACGTG TTGTCCTTGCTACCGATTTGGGAAAAACATGAAGAGAGCTGGTTTTGGTTCTTGCTACATTCAG GCagcaatttattttcttcttgctGTTGGTGCCTTTCTTAACTTCATTGCCTTTGCTGTCACGAGACGTCACTGTTATCTGTACCTGACTGTTGCCTTCGTTGTTTCTGTTGGAGCATATTTAGGATTCTTCCGGACACGTTTAAGAAAGAAATTCAACATCATG GGTAGTGATAGTTCCATGGACGATTGCGTTTACCATTTCGCCTGTCCTTGTTGTACATTATGTCAG GAGTCTAGAACGCTTGAGATGAACAATGTTCGAGATGGAACTTGGCATGGTCGGGGTGACAAAATATGCATTGGTGGCTTTAGCCAAAAAAGCAAAGGATTTTTCGAGTTAAATCCTCCTTCTATTGTCTCCGTCAACGATGAAAGTTCAttggaaacaaaaacaaacacaaatgtCAGCAGTCCACCTTAA
- the LOC114419474 gene encoding uncharacterized protein LOC114419474 produces the protein MTSHSHYPPDLDADSVSSSPRSDHFHDAPPRVRFMCSFGGKILPRPHDNQLRYVGGDTRIVAVSRSITFSALILKLSKLSGMSNITAKYQLPNEELDALISVTTDEDVENMMDEYDRVTHNQNPRSARLRLFLFPEGEDSRANSISSLLNGSANRENWFLDALNGGVSGLERGRSEASSMVSEVPDYLFGLDNSEEITNHQHQRDPRPKPVLQDSVSVTDPGSPAPVVSSPYCSTSSAPHVPSLPNLPHVKTKPLNLNPVPDTHFKENQPEPETEPQPNLYLNPNNPVIHYPPEAAYSVNPVPVFYVSGPVRPGTVPVPMQTPYPYVQQPYHAVMPPQVPIGYHHLVPGSGQLYGAGVRHVTPLQPYSPSAAVVHDGLKQHGYHPVPNTGSVPVHPVTPMTGSVEPQRGGAEFVAGRGPSSLNN, from the exons ATGACGTCACACTCCCACTACCCACCCGACCTAGACGCCGACTCCGTCTCCTCCTCCCCACGCTCCGACCACTTCCACGACGCGCCGCCCCGTGTCCGCTTCATGTGCAGCTTCGGCGGCAAGATCCTCCCCCGCCCCCACGACAACCAGCTCCGCTACGTCGGCGGCGACACCCGCATCGTCGCCGTCTCCCGCTCTATCACTTTCTCCGCCCTTATTCTTAAACTCTCCAAACTCTCAG GCATGAGCAACATAACTGCCAAGTACCAGCTCCCGAACGAGGAGCTGGACGCGTTGATCTCGGTCACCACGGACGAGGACGTGGAGAACATGATGGACGAGTACGACCGCGTCACACACAATCAGAACCCGCGATCGGCGCGGCTCCGGCTCTTCCTCTTCCCCGAAGGAGAAGACTCCCGCGCCAACAGCATCAGCTCGCTCCTAAACGGCTCAGCCAACCGCGAAAACTGGTTCCTAGACGCTTTAAACGGCGGCGTTTCGGGCCTCGAACGTGGCCGCTCCGAAGCCTCCTCCATGGTCTCCGAAGTACCCGATTACCTCTTCGGGTTAGACAACTCGGAAGAAATTACAAATCACCAACACCAACGCGACCCGCGACCCAAACCCGTTCTCCAAGACAGCGTTTCCGTTACGGATCCGGGTTCACCCGCCCCGGTTGTCTCGTCCCCTTATTGTTCCACGTCATCAGCGCCGCACGTGCCTTCTCTCCCGAACCTTCCCCATGTTAAAACCAAACCTTTAAACTTAAACCCGGTTCCTGATACACACTTCAAGGAAAATCAACCCGAACCTGAAACCGAGCCTCAACCGAACCTCTATCTAAATCCAAATAACCCTGTCATTCACTATCCTCCAGAAGCTGCTTATTCGGTAAATCCGGTTCCGGTTTTCTATGTTTCCGGTCCGGTTCGACCGGGAACTGTTCCGGTTCCTATGCAAACCCCTTACCCCTACGTTCAACAACCATATCATGCTGTGATGCCACCTCAGGTTCCAATCGGGTACCATCATTTGGTTCCGGGTTCGGGTCAATTATATGGGGCGGGCGTGAGGCACGTGACCCCACTGCAACCTTACAGCCCCTCCGCCGCGGTGGTTCATGATGGTTTGAAGCAGCATGGGTATCATCCCGTGCCGAATACCGGTTCGGTTCCGGTTCACCCGGTTACACCGATGACGGGTTCGGTTGAACCGCAGAGAGGTGGAGCGGAGTTTGTGGCGGGTCGGGGCCCCAGCTCGTTAAATAACTGA
- the LOC114420651 gene encoding uncharacterized protein LOC114420651, with amino-acid sequence MYILSGLEGSAHDSKVLSDALARKNGLKVPQGKYYLVDCGFPNRRKFLAPYRGVRYHLQDFAGHGNDPENEKELFNLRHASLRNVIERIFGIFKSRFTIFKSAPPFLFKTQAELVLACAALHNFLRKECRSDEFPVEPTDESSSSSSVLPNYEDNDHEPIVQTQEQEREDANIWRTNIGSDMWRNANN; translated from the coding sequence ATGTACATTCTTAGCGGGTTGGAGGGTTCAGCACATGATTCCAAGGTGTTAAGTGATGCTTTGGCAAGGAAGAATGGACTTAAAGTGCCCCAAGGTAAGTATTATCTGGTGGATTGTGGATTTCCTAATCGACGCAAATTTTTAGCCCCATATCGAGGTGTACGATATCATCTACAAGATTTTGCAGGTCACGGTAATGACcctgaaaatgaaaaggaattatTTAATCTTCGGCATGCATCCTTAAGGAATGTGATTGAGAGGATATTTGGTATTTTTAAATCGCGGTTCACAATTTTTAAGTCAGCACCTCCATTTCTATTTAAAACACAAGCAGAGCTTGTGTTGGCATGTGCAGCACTTCATAATTTTCTTCGCAAAGAATGTCGTTCTGATGAATTTCCAGTGGAACCTACTGACgagtcttcatcttcatcttcagtgTTACCAAATTACGAAGACAATGATCATGAACCCATTGTTCAAACACAAGAGCAGGAACGAGAAGATGCTAATATATGGAGGACTAATATAGGTTCAGATATGTGGAGAAATGCTAATAATTAG